The Pocillopora verrucosa isolate sample1 chromosome 14, ASM3666991v2, whole genome shotgun sequence genome has a segment encoding these proteins:
- the LOC131787702 gene encoding sodium- and chloride-dependent taurine transporter: MASNENERETWVGKLDFILALIGFSVGLGNIWRFPYLCFKNGGGCFLIPYLICLVLAGVPILILEVSLGQFTSQGGITAWKICPLFQGIGYASVVIVQFLNIYYIVILGWALFYLFASFTSKLPWSHCDNPWNTPQCVDLSGAGPSSSDSNGQNVSTVGMLNATLNVTSNATLQKVSSSQEYLDYRVLRISGGLDEPGIINWDLALCLLLGWIICYLCVWKGVKSTGRVVYFTATFPYVLLTIIMFRAVTLPGAGEGIKFYLNPNFTRLADGQVWLDAGTQVFFSYSIGLGTLIALGSYNKFRTNCYRDCIIFACVNSGTSLYGGFVIFSILGFMAQKQGVPVAEVAKSGPGLAFVAYPAAVAEMPIAPLWSILFFFMVILLGLDSEFVGVEGFVTAIVDLFPHYLRCGYRKEIFIAICCFFWFLIGLSMVSEGGMYVFQLFDTYSASGSALLWVSLFQSIAVGWVYGGDRFYDNLESMIGFRINPWSKLCWKFLTPLFCLAVFIFSLVTYKPLEYNNFKYPVWGQVIGWCMAFASILCIPVYMIVKLYSTEGTLGERWKKLTTSAISRSECQSEDNQQKEKEGGNDLVLSSM, translated from the exons ATGGCCTCAAACGAAAATGAACGTGAGACTTGGGTTGGAAAACTCGATTTTATTCTTGCATTGATCGGGTTTTCTGTTGGTCTAGGTAACATTTGGCGCTTCCCTTACCTGTGCTTCAAGAATGGTGGAG GATGTTTCCTTATCCCATACCTGATCTGCTTGGTGCTTGCGGGAGTTCCCATCCTTATCCTGGAGGTTTCTCTGGGACAGTTTACCAGTCAGGGAGGTATCACAGCATGGAAGATTTGCCCTTTGTTTCAAG GTATTGGATATGCCAGTGTTGTCATAGTCCAGTTTCTCAACATTTACTACATAGTTATCCTTGGCTgggctttgttttatttgtttgcatcATTTACTTCCAAACTACCATGGTCTCACTGTGATAATCCATGGAATACACCGCAGTGTGTAGATTTAAGTGGTGCTGGCCCAAGTTCTTCAGACAGTAATGGACAGAATGTTTCTACAGTGGGAATGCTGAATGCAACTTTAAATGTTACATCCAATGCCACTCTTCAAAAAGTTTCTTCCAGCCAAGAATATTTGGA ctATCGAGTTCTGCGCATAAGTGGTGGTCTTGATGAACCAGGAATAATAAACTGGGATCTTGCTTTGTGTCTGCTTCTTGGTTGGATTATCTGTTACCTTTGTGTATGGAAGGGTGTTAAGTCTACTGGCAGA GTTGTGTATTTTACTGCAACTTTTCCTTATGTGTTGCTGACCATAATAATGTTTCGTGCGGTAACACTTCCTGGAGCAGGAGAAGGAATCAAGTTTTATCTCAATCCAAATTTCACTCGGCTAGCTGATGGTCAG GTATGGCTAGATGCTGGAACCCAGGTTTTCTTTTCATACTCTATTGGTCTTGGAACACTTATAGCACTAGGAAGCTACAACAAGTTTAGAACAAATTGCTACAG GGATTGTATCATATTTGCTTGTGTTAATAGTGGGACTAGTTTGTATGGAggatttgtcattttttcaattCTGGGATTTATGGCACAGAAACAGGGAGTGCCAGTGGCAGAAGTAGCTAAATCAG GTCCTGGTTTGGCATTTGTTGCTTACCCTGCAGCAGTGGCAGAGATGCCAATTGCCCCTTTGTGGTCCATCCTGTTCTTTTTCATGGTGATCTTACTAGGACTTGATAGTGAG TTTGTTGGAGTGGAAGGTTTTGTGACAGCCATTGTGGACTTGTTTCCTCATTATTTAAGATGTGGTTACCGCAAGGAAATCTTCATTGCTATATGCtgttttttctggtttttgATTGGTCTGTCAATGGTTTCCGAG GGTGGAATGTATGTATTCCAGTTATTTGACACATATTCTGCCAGTGGTAGTGCTCTACTGTGGGTCTCACTCTTTCAGAGTATTGCTGTTGGCTGGGTCTATG GTGGAGACAGATTCTATGATAACTTGGAGTCCATGATTGGATTTCGCATCAACCCTTGGAGCAAATTGTGTTGGAAGTTTCTTACACCACTTTTCTGCCTG gCCGTATTTATATTCAGCCTGGTGACATACAAGCCACTGGAgtacaataattttaaatacCCTGTTTGGGGGCAAGTGATTGGTTGGTGTATGGCTTTTGCATCAATTCTATGCATTCCTGTTTACATGATTGTGAAGCTTTACTCTACTGAAGGAACTTTAGGAGAG CGTTGGAAGAAGCTCACTACATCTGCAATTTCAAGAAGTGAATGTCAAAGTGAAGATAACCAgcaaaaggaaaaggaaggaGGAAATGATCTTGTGTTGTCTTCCATGTAG
- the LOC131787703 gene encoding translation initiation factor IF-3, producing MKRACESRRKMASLLCLRSFSKATICFYYGSQITINSSPLTMVFKIFSFQRKRSVSWVSNMQPSRRLSLTSDLSCRRERFQHEHPQRSVLLVDEIGGNQGEMSFEQALQMAKEKSLELVRVNTIKKDDSVNMPVFRLMSTGRHTNKRTRARSLEDKPPKTKTIKVNDRIEFKDLFFRIKRIEGYLEKGYQVKLCVKSKKGGSVESTSDDKLNIIKQVEQEMKVNYTTGRPVEESKGLIVCVFKPA from the coding sequence ATGAAGAGAGCATGTGAGAGTCGTCGCAAAATGGCTTCGCTACTGTGTTTGAGGTCGTTTTCGAAAGCTACGATTTGTTTCTATTACGGATCTCAAATCACCATAAACTCGTCACCTCTTACCATGGttttcaagatattttcttttcaaagaaaaaggagTGTTTCTTGGGTTAGTAATATGCAACCATCGAGGAGACTTTCTTTGACATCTGATTTGAGTTGTAGGAGAGAAAGATTCCAACATGAACACCCTCAAAGAAGTGTTTTGCTTGTGGACGAAATTGGTGGTAACCAAGGTGAGATGTCATTTGAACAAGCGTTGCAGATGGCGAAAGAAAAATCGCTTGAACTTGTCCGGGTGAACACGATTAAGAAGGACGATTCAGTAAATATGCCTGTCTTCAGATTGATGTCGACTGGTAGACATACCAACAAAAGAACTAGAGCTCGCTCTCTTGAAGATAAACCACCGAAGACAAAGACTATTAAAGTTAATGACAGGATAGAATTCAAAGATTTGTTTTTCAGAATAAAACGGATTGAAGGTTACCTGGAAAAGGGTTACCAAGTAAAGCTTTGCGTTAAAAGCAAAAAGGGAGGAAGTGTGGAGTCAACATCCGATGATAAATTAAATATCATAAAGCAAGTAGAGCAAGAAATGAAGGTAAACTATACAACTGGAAGGCCTGTAGAGGAAAGCAAAGGCCTCATTGTTTGTGTCTTTAAACCTGCATAG
- the LOC131787704 gene encoding V-type proton ATPase 16 kDa proteolipid subunit c — MGDQPSYVAFFGAMGATSAIVFSALGAAYGTAKSGTGIAAMSVMRPELIMKSIIPVVMAGILAIYGLVVAVLVGNGISDKYTLFKSFLDLGAGLSVGLSGLAAGFAIGIVGDAGVRGTAQQPRLFVGMILILIFAEVLGLYGLIVALILTTKSA, encoded by the exons ATGGGAGATCAACCTTCTTATGTCGCGTTTTTCGGTGCCATGGGAGCAACTTCGGCCATTGTGTTTAGTG CCCTAGGAGCAGCATATGGGACAGCCAAAAGTGGAACAGGAATCGCTGCCATGAGTGTGATGCGCCCAGAACTGATTATGAAGTCTATAATTCCAGTAGTTATGGCGGGTATCCTTGCTATTTATGGACTCGTCGTGGCCGTACTTGTTGGCAATGGAA tttctgACAAGTATACTCTTTTCAA GAGTTTTCTAGATCTGGGTGCAGGTTTGAGTGTTGGACTGAGTGGCTTGGCAGCAGGTTTTGCTATTGGTATTGTTGGTGATGCTGGAGTCAGAGGAACAGCTCAACAGCCTCGTCTCTTTGTTGGAATGattcttattttgatttttgctgAAGTTCTTGGTCTTTATGGACTGATTGTTGCTTTAATCCTTACCACAAAGAGTGCTTAG
- the LOC131787700 gene encoding proton-coupled zinc antiporter SLC30A9, mitochondrial-like: MSSALWKFSQMSVKIGFFLQWKDFSSWYKVGFNEKLKLCRECSRRQQLHSGVFVRYFSSKRFGQLRSISSYEGGSSGSNEGKSDEREKEKSSRKKAIKGERAKRFFKMQPIDVNYDRKYYQNTFISATRAMSDYLLKPSDLEGIKTTAVRSAYSDPQQPPDVCYLKSDVEKRAYEVWGSPEALSREIWNRKKVYEESERYRKGLGELIGHLKKSIRDHSKKNEENKHYGERIQRNMLLKGSAKVVTYAICSNLAVMLFKFGAYLYSGSATMLSESIHSLADMLNQCLLAVGIMQSIKKPSPDHPYGWSRARYVYSLISGVGIFFLGAGVTMYHGVSGLMNPSPLENLTMAYTILAGSFLVEGATLLLAIGQVRKSARESGMSFKEYVMRGRDPSAVTVLLEDGAAVAGVMLATCCLGLTSYTGSPVFDALGSVMIGGLLGSFAVFLIGRNADFLIGRSIPVNRIQQIIEVLESDIVVRSIHDVKATEMGADVVRFKAEVNFDGREITRCHLNRVDMELLLEEVQQLTTVPELELFLLEHGEEVIDMLGQQVDRIEKNIKKRNPEVRHVDLEIL, from the exons ATGTCCTCAGCGTTGTGGAAGTTCTCTCAAATGAGTGTAAAGATAGGATTCTTTCTCCAGTGGAAAGATTTTTCTTCTTGGTACAAAGTTGGGTTCAACGAGAAGTTGAAACTATGCAGAG AATGCTCCAGGAGACAGCAGTTACATAGTGGTGTATTTGTAAGGTACTTCTCTAGTAAAAGATTTGGACAACTTAGGAGTATTTCAAGTTATGAAGGGGGATCCAGTGGAAGCAATGAGGGCAAATCAGATGAAAGGGAGAAAGAAAAGTcctcaagaaaaaaagcaatcaaAG gagaaagagcaaaaagattttttaagatGCAACCAATTGATGTCAATTATGATagaaaatattatcaaaatacatttatttctGCTACCCGTGCCATGAGTGATTACCTTCTTAAACCAAG tgaTTTAGAGGGAATCAAGACAACAGCAGTGCGGAGTGCTTATAGTGATCCACAACAACCTCCAGATGTTTGCTATTTAAAATCAGATGTAGAGAAAAG AGCTTATGAAGTTTGGGGAAGCCCTGAAGCTCTTTCAAGAGAAATCTGGAACAGAAAAAAGGTGTATGAAGAAAGTGAACGTTATAGGAAAG GCCTAGGAGAACTAATAGGACATCTAAAGAAGTCAATAAGAGACCACTCTAAGAAGAATGAAGAGAACAAG CACTATGGTGAAAGGATACAGAGAAATATGTTGTTGAAAGGTTCTGCCAAGGTTGTGACATATGCAATCTGCAG CAACCTAGCAGTGATGCTGTTTAAGTTTGGTGCTTATCTGTACAGTGGATCAGCAACAATGTTATCAGAATCTATACATTCATTAGCAGACATGTTGAACCAG TGTCTGTTAGCTGTTGGAATCATGCAGTCAATCAAGAAACCTTCTCCAGATCATCC ATATGGCTGGTCAAGAGCTCGTTACGTGTATTCTCTTATTAGTGGTGTTgggatttttttccttggagCTGGTGTAACAATGTATCATGGTGTGTCAGGCCTGATGAATCCATCTCCATTAGAGAATCTTACAATG GCCTATACTATTCTTGCTGGATCATTTCTAGTGGAAGGAG CAACTTTGTTGCTGGCCATAGGGCAGGTGCGGAAAAGTGCTCGGGAAAGTGGCATGTCGTTCAAAGAATATG TGATGCGTGGTAGAGATCCCAGTGCAGTGACAGTCCTACTTGAGGATGGTGCTGCTGTAGCTGGAGTTATGTTGGCTACATGCTGCCTTGGTCTTACCTCTTACACTGGAAGCCCTGTATTTGATGCTTTGGGTTCAGTGATGATTGGAG GGCTTCTTGGCTCATTTGCAGTGTTCCTTATTGGTAGAAATGCTGACTTCCTGATTGGAAG ATCTATTCCAGTTAACAGAATCCAGCAAATCATTGAAGTATTGGAAAGTGATATTGTGGTCAG GTCGATACATGACGTGAAAGCTACTGAGATGG GAGCAGATGTAGTTCGTTTCAAGGCTGAGGTAAATTTTGATGGACGAGAAATTACTCGCTGTCATCTCAACAGAGTTGATATGGAACTGTTATTAGAG gagGTCCAACAGCTGACCACAGTGCCTGAACTAGAACTTTTTCTCCTGGAACACGGAGAAGAAGTAATTGATATGTTGGGTCAACAAGTAGAcagaattgagaaaaatattaag AAAAGAAATCCCGAAGTGCGTCATGTTGATTTGGAGATTCTTTGA